In Malania oleifera isolate guangnan ecotype guangnan chromosome 8, ASM2987363v1, whole genome shotgun sequence, a single window of DNA contains:
- the LOC131162228 gene encoding glucan endo-1,3-beta-glucosidase 12-like, with product MVPFPLLLLLFVLLNPFASVSGVGINYGTLGSNLPSPKKVAQLLQSTLFDKVKIYDSNPEILEAFSNTGLDLIVAVENSHVPNISAASSAADEWLTTRVLPFIPATSVVAIVIGNEYLTTDPDHTDPTALVRAMQNMHAALRDRGLDRKIKVTTPHSMAVLASSFPPSTSTFATTLLPTMTDIINFLASTGAPFMVNAYPYFAYRDNPKTIDLRYAMLGNATGVHDRKGVVYTNMLDAQVDAIRYAIASLGFGNQTIPVTVSESGWPSKGDPTDTVATPQNAETYNTRLIERAKSNKGTPMRPNEGVEVFVFALFNENKKNGGTSERNFGLFNGDGSKVYDLDLSCQFCSGGKFGLGQKEPGNGGMGPSVWCLAKPHADERVMQEVLDFCCGAGGVDCREIYESGSCYEPSKVHAHASYAMNAYYHMHGRNYWNCDFKGTGLVTFTDPSYGTCGYRRQ from the coding sequence ATGGTTCCCTTCCCCCTCCTCCTCCTGCTCTTCGTCCTCCTCAACCCATTCGCCTCCGTTTCCGGTGTCGGAATAAACTACGGCACCCTCGGGAGCAATCTCCCTTCGCCCAAGAAGGTGGCTCAGCTCCTCCAATCCACCCTCTTCGACAAAGTCAAAATCTACGACTCTAACCCCGAAATCCTTGAGGCCTTCTCCAACACCGGCCTCGACCTCATCGTTGCCGTGGAAAACTCCCACGTCCCCAACATAAGTGCTGCCTCCTCCGCCGCAGATGAGTGGCTCACCACCCGCGTCCTCCCCTTCATCCCTGCCACCTCCGTCGTCGCAATCGTCATCGGCAACGAGTATTTGACGACGGACCCGGACCACACTGACCCGACCGCGCTCGTCCGGGCTATGCAAAACATGCACGCGGCCCTCAGGGACCGGGGGCTCGACCGTAAAATCAAGGTCACCACCCCACATAGCATGGCGGTGCTTGCCTCCTCATTTCCGCCCTCTACCTCCACCTTCGCCACCACCCTACTCCCGACCATGACCGATATCATCAACTTCTTGGCCAGCACCGGTGCACCCTTCATGGTCAATGCGTATCCCTACTTCGCGTATCGAGATAACCCTAAAACCATCGATCTCAGGTACGCGATGCTGGGAAACGCGACTGGAGTGCACGACCGCAAAGGAGTAGTGTACACCAACATGCTAGACGCGCAAGTTGATGCGATCCGATACGCAATCGCATCGCTAGGGTTTGGGAACCAGACAATCCCCGTTACGGTGTCGGAGTCGGGGTGGCCCTCGAAGGGTGACCCCACTGACACTGTAGCAACCCCGCAGAACGCCGAGACGTATAACACGAGGCTAATAGAACGGGCCAAGTCCAACAAGGGGACGCCCATGAGGCCCAATGAGGGTGTGGAGGTGTTTGTGTTTGCTCTGTTCAATGAGAACAAGAAAAATGGGGGTACGAGCGAGAGGAACTTTGGGCTTTTTAATGGGGATGGGTCGAAGGTGTACGATTTGGACCTGAGCTGCCAGTTTTGTAGTGGGGGAAAGTTTGGGCTGGGCCAGAAGGAGCCCGGAAACGGTGGAATGGGTCCGTCGGTATGGTGTTTGGCGAAGCCGCACGCGGACGAGCGCGTGATGCAGGAGGTGCTGGACTTCTGTTGTGGGGCGGGGGGAGTGGACTGCAGGGAGATTTACGAGAGCGGGAGCTGCTACGAGCCCAGCAAGGTTCACGCGCACGCATCGTACGCCATGAACGCGTACTACCACATGCACGGGAGGAACTATTGGAACTGCGACTTCAAGGGCACCGGCCTCGTGACCTTCACGGATCCAA